One genomic window of Arachis hypogaea cultivar Tifrunner chromosome 8, arahy.Tifrunner.gnm2.J5K5, whole genome shotgun sequence includes the following:
- the LOC112707096 gene encoding putative cell wall protein produces the protein MAYKASSLLVLVLISSILLSIASQAVAARNSIPNNSSKNDKKEPQFMFRSDGVYIPGIGRVGLPGFQPQNPFLGGSGGGSAPAGGSYVPGGDDTLVPNPGFEVPTPGSGGAVPTPVFP, from the coding sequence ATGGCTTACAAAGCTTCTTCTTTACTTGTACTTGTTCTCATCTCCAGTATCCTTCTTTCCATTGCTTCGCAAGCAGTCGCAGCGCGCAATAGTATTCCGAATAATTCCAGCAAGAATGACAAGAAAGAGCCTCAGTTTATGTTCAGGTCTGATGGTGTTTATATTCCAGGCATTGGCCGTGTAGGACTGCCTGGTTTTCAACCTCAAAATCCATTCCTTGGTGGCAGTGGAGGAGGATCAGCACCAGCAGGTGGCAGTTATGTTCCTGGTGGCGACGACACCTTGGTTCCGAACCCTGGTTTCGAGGTTCCTACCCCCGGAAGTGGTGGTGCAGTTCCAACACCAGTTTTTCCATGA
- the LOC112707095 gene encoding probable protein phosphatase 2C 52 isoform X1, with protein MGCCVSTSSKSSCSSKSNGDSDSPSCLEIGFCGQKKARRTFSDHVVSLHQLSSLPNRIFSNGKSRSSCIFTQQGRKGVNQDAMIVWEDFMAEDVTFCGVFDGHGPHGHLVARKVRDSLPIKLLSFLHSGESRRNGSGKASFKGNIKPDTEESEKDFSDEDKLNSMWREAFMKAYKAMDKELRSHPNLDCFCSGSTAVTIVKQGSNLFMSNIGDSRAIMGSKDSNDSMVAIQLTIDLKPDLPREAERIKRCKGRVFALQDEPEVPRVWLPFDDAPGLAMARAFGDFCLKDYGVISIPEFSHRLLTDKDEFIVLASDGVWDVLSNEEVVEIVSMAPTRASAARVLVDSAAREWKLKYPTSKMDDCAVVCLFLDGKMDVESDCDEQCYSSATIQSNHSGNPVESDDGQTTEPSLQRNFTVRTSEEKQTYGGISVDGEDGASAAAAAAEDQNWSGLEGVTRVNSLVQLPRFSEEKQKQAS; from the exons ATGGGGTGTTGTGTCTCAACAAGCAGTAAGAGCAGTTGTAGTAGTAAGAGCAATGGAGACTCAGATTCTCCATCTTGTTTAGAAATCGGTTTCTGTGGTCAAAAGAAAGCAAGGAGAACATTCTCTGATCATGTTGTTTCTCTGCATCAGTTATCATCCTTACCAAACAGGATTTTCTCCAATGGAAAGAGCCGGTCTTCTTGCATATTTACGCAGCAGGGTCGTAAGGGTGTTAATCAGGATGCCATGATTGTATGGGAA GATTTCATGGCAGAAGATGTGACCTTCTGTGGTGTATTTGATGGCCATGGTCCTCATGGTCACCTTGTTGCACGCAAAGTTAGGGATTCCCTGCCTATCaaacttctttcttttttgcATTCCGGTGAATCGAGGCGAAACGGATCAGGGAAAGCTTCTTTCAAAGGGAATATAAAGCCTGACACTGAAGAGTCTGAGAAAGATTTCTCTGATGAGGATAAACTAAATTCCATGTGGAGAGAAGCTTTCATGAAGGCATATAAGGCCATGGACAAAGAGCTGAGGTCTCATCCGAATCTGGATTGTTTCTGTAGTGGGAGCACGGCTGTAACCATAGTGAAGCAG GGATCAAATCTGTTCATGAGCAACATAGGGGATTCCCGAGCAATCATGGGATCCAAGGACAGCAATGACTCCATGGTGGCAATTCAGTTGACAATTGATTTGAAACCTGATTTGCCAA GGGAAGCTGAAAGAATCAAAAGGTGCAAGGGCAGGGTATTTGCCTTGCAAGATGAACCAGAAGTTCCAAGGGTGTGGTTACCTTTTGATGATGCACCTGGATTAGCAATGGCTAGAGCATTTGGCGATTTTTGTTTGAAGGATTACGGTGTCATTTCTATACCAGAATTTTCTCACCGGCTTCTTACAGACAAAGACGAGTTCATTGTTCTTGCCTCGGATGGA GTCTGGGATGTGTTAAGCAATGAAGAGGTGGTTGAGATAGTATCCATGGCACCAACTCGAGCATCAGCAGCAAGGGTTCTGGTGGATTCTGCGGCCCGAGAGTGGAAACTCAAGTATCCCACGTCAAAGATGGATGATTGTGCTGTTGTATGCCTTTTTTTGGATGGTAAAATGGATGTGGAATCTGATTGTGATGAGCAATGCTATTCTTCTGCAACAATCCAAAGCAACCATTCGGGTAATCCAGTTGAGTCAGATGACGGTCAAACGACCGAGCCTTCTTTGCAAAGGAACTTCACTGTACGAACCTCGGAAGAAAAACAAACCTATGGAGGAATATCTGTTGATGGTGAGGATGGAGcttcagcagcagcagcagcagctgaAGATCAGAATTGGTCGGGTTTGGAAGGTGTCACCCGAGTAAACTCATTGGTCCAACTTCCTAGATTTTCTGAGGAAAAGCAAAAGCAAGCCTCATAG
- the LOC112707095 gene encoding probable protein phosphatase 2C 52 isoform X2 — protein sequence MIVWEDFMAEDVTFCGVFDGHGPHGHLVARKVRDSLPIKLLSFLHSGESRRNGSGKASFKGNIKPDTEESEKDFSDEDKLNSMWREAFMKAYKAMDKELRSHPNLDCFCSGSTAVTIVKQGSNLFMSNIGDSRAIMGSKDSNDSMVAIQLTIDLKPDLPREAERIKRCKGRVFALQDEPEVPRVWLPFDDAPGLAMARAFGDFCLKDYGVISIPEFSHRLLTDKDEFIVLASDGVWDVLSNEEVVEIVSMAPTRASAARVLVDSAAREWKLKYPTSKMDDCAVVCLFLDGKMDVESDCDEQCYSSATIQSNHSGNPVESDDGQTTEPSLQRNFTVRTSEEKQTYGGISVDGEDGASAAAAAAEDQNWSGLEGVTRVNSLVQLPRFSEEKQKQAS from the exons ATGATTGTATGGGAA GATTTCATGGCAGAAGATGTGACCTTCTGTGGTGTATTTGATGGCCATGGTCCTCATGGTCACCTTGTTGCACGCAAAGTTAGGGATTCCCTGCCTATCaaacttctttcttttttgcATTCCGGTGAATCGAGGCGAAACGGATCAGGGAAAGCTTCTTTCAAAGGGAATATAAAGCCTGACACTGAAGAGTCTGAGAAAGATTTCTCTGATGAGGATAAACTAAATTCCATGTGGAGAGAAGCTTTCATGAAGGCATATAAGGCCATGGACAAAGAGCTGAGGTCTCATCCGAATCTGGATTGTTTCTGTAGTGGGAGCACGGCTGTAACCATAGTGAAGCAG GGATCAAATCTGTTCATGAGCAACATAGGGGATTCCCGAGCAATCATGGGATCCAAGGACAGCAATGACTCCATGGTGGCAATTCAGTTGACAATTGATTTGAAACCTGATTTGCCAA GGGAAGCTGAAAGAATCAAAAGGTGCAAGGGCAGGGTATTTGCCTTGCAAGATGAACCAGAAGTTCCAAGGGTGTGGTTACCTTTTGATGATGCACCTGGATTAGCAATGGCTAGAGCATTTGGCGATTTTTGTTTGAAGGATTACGGTGTCATTTCTATACCAGAATTTTCTCACCGGCTTCTTACAGACAAAGACGAGTTCATTGTTCTTGCCTCGGATGGA GTCTGGGATGTGTTAAGCAATGAAGAGGTGGTTGAGATAGTATCCATGGCACCAACTCGAGCATCAGCAGCAAGGGTTCTGGTGGATTCTGCGGCCCGAGAGTGGAAACTCAAGTATCCCACGTCAAAGATGGATGATTGTGCTGTTGTATGCCTTTTTTTGGATGGTAAAATGGATGTGGAATCTGATTGTGATGAGCAATGCTATTCTTCTGCAACAATCCAAAGCAACCATTCGGGTAATCCAGTTGAGTCAGATGACGGTCAAACGACCGAGCCTTCTTTGCAAAGGAACTTCACTGTACGAACCTCGGAAGAAAAACAAACCTATGGAGGAATATCTGTTGATGGTGAGGATGGAGcttcagcagcagcagcagcagctgaAGATCAGAATTGGTCGGGTTTGGAAGGTGTCACCCGAGTAAACTCATTGGTCCAACTTCCTAGATTTTCTGAGGAAAAGCAAAAGCAAGCCTCATAG
- the LOC112707095 gene encoding probable protein phosphatase 2C 52 isoform X3 — MAEDVTFCGVFDGHGPHGHLVARKVRDSLPIKLLSFLHSGESRRNGSGKASFKGNIKPDTEESEKDFSDEDKLNSMWREAFMKAYKAMDKELRSHPNLDCFCSGSTAVTIVKQGSNLFMSNIGDSRAIMGSKDSNDSMVAIQLTIDLKPDLPREAERIKRCKGRVFALQDEPEVPRVWLPFDDAPGLAMARAFGDFCLKDYGVISIPEFSHRLLTDKDEFIVLASDGVWDVLSNEEVVEIVSMAPTRASAARVLVDSAAREWKLKYPTSKMDDCAVVCLFLDGKMDVESDCDEQCYSSATIQSNHSGNPVESDDGQTTEPSLQRNFTVRTSEEKQTYGGISVDGEDGASAAAAAAEDQNWSGLEGVTRVNSLVQLPRFSEEKQKQAS; from the exons ATGGCAGAAGATGTGACCTTCTGTGGTGTATTTGATGGCCATGGTCCTCATGGTCACCTTGTTGCACGCAAAGTTAGGGATTCCCTGCCTATCaaacttctttcttttttgcATTCCGGTGAATCGAGGCGAAACGGATCAGGGAAAGCTTCTTTCAAAGGGAATATAAAGCCTGACACTGAAGAGTCTGAGAAAGATTTCTCTGATGAGGATAAACTAAATTCCATGTGGAGAGAAGCTTTCATGAAGGCATATAAGGCCATGGACAAAGAGCTGAGGTCTCATCCGAATCTGGATTGTTTCTGTAGTGGGAGCACGGCTGTAACCATAGTGAAGCAG GGATCAAATCTGTTCATGAGCAACATAGGGGATTCCCGAGCAATCATGGGATCCAAGGACAGCAATGACTCCATGGTGGCAATTCAGTTGACAATTGATTTGAAACCTGATTTGCCAA GGGAAGCTGAAAGAATCAAAAGGTGCAAGGGCAGGGTATTTGCCTTGCAAGATGAACCAGAAGTTCCAAGGGTGTGGTTACCTTTTGATGATGCACCTGGATTAGCAATGGCTAGAGCATTTGGCGATTTTTGTTTGAAGGATTACGGTGTCATTTCTATACCAGAATTTTCTCACCGGCTTCTTACAGACAAAGACGAGTTCATTGTTCTTGCCTCGGATGGA GTCTGGGATGTGTTAAGCAATGAAGAGGTGGTTGAGATAGTATCCATGGCACCAACTCGAGCATCAGCAGCAAGGGTTCTGGTGGATTCTGCGGCCCGAGAGTGGAAACTCAAGTATCCCACGTCAAAGATGGATGATTGTGCTGTTGTATGCCTTTTTTTGGATGGTAAAATGGATGTGGAATCTGATTGTGATGAGCAATGCTATTCTTCTGCAACAATCCAAAGCAACCATTCGGGTAATCCAGTTGAGTCAGATGACGGTCAAACGACCGAGCCTTCTTTGCAAAGGAACTTCACTGTACGAACCTCGGAAGAAAAACAAACCTATGGAGGAATATCTGTTGATGGTGAGGATGGAGcttcagcagcagcagcagcagctgaAGATCAGAATTGGTCGGGTTTGGAAGGTGTCACCCGAGTAAACTCATTGGTCCAACTTCCTAGATTTTCTGAGGAAAAGCAAAAGCAAGCCTCATAG